TGTCCTCCGGCCCGAGTTTAGTATCTCGCGCGGCAGTCTCAAATTCTTCGATGTGGATCGAAGTGAATGCATCCGTTTTTACGAGCCGTTCGCTGATGACGATTGCATCCTCAAAGTTGTATCCGCGCCAGGGCATAAATGCAACAAGGACGTTCTGGCCAAGCGCCAATTCGCCCTGATCCGTGCAAGGTCCATCCGCAAGGATGTCCCCTTTGTGCACGCGCTGGCCGCGCAACGCAATCGGTTTCTGATTGATGCAGGTGTTCTGATTGGAGCGTTTGAACTTTGTGAGTTCGTAGATATCTGCGCCCGAGTCGCCCATGAAGCGATCTCCTTTTGTATCAGTATCCACTCGCACAATGATGCGGTTCGCATCCAGCGAATCCACGATTCCTTCCCGCTTGCATCGGATGACCGAGCCTGAATCTTTCGCGGCAATCCCTTCCATTCCAGTGCCAACCAGAGGAGAATTCGGCCGGATCAGCGGAACCGCCTGACGCTGCATGTTCGATCCCATCAACGCGCGGTTTGCGTCATCGTGCTCCAGAAAGGGAATCAAGGACGCAGCCACGCTCACGAGTTGCTTTGGTGAAACATCGATGAAGTCGATCTGCTCGCGATGAGCGAGAATGAAATCACCGGCAGCGCGGGCGTTCATACGTTCCTGCACAAGGCGTCCATGCTCATCCACTTCCGCATTCGCCTGAGCAATGATGTACTTGTCCTCTTCCCACGCCGTTAAATAGAACACGTAAGGTTCGAAATTGACTGGGCTCTTTCCTTCACGCCTCAATGCGGCATTCGCTTTTTTCACTTCGTTCAATTCGACTATCGCATTCCTGTCGTAGTCGGAATCCCCTTCGTGAATGATGCGGCAGTAATCCACGATCCGCCCATCCTTCACCTTGCGATAAGGAGATTCGATAAATCCGAAATCATTGATACGCGCAAAACAGCTCAAGGAGGAGATCAGGCCGATGTTCGGTCCTTCCGGCGTCTCAATCGGACAAATGCGCCCGTAATGAGTCGGATGAACGTCGCGCACTTCAAATCCCGCTCGCTCACGGCTCAATCCGCCGGGTCCCAGCGCGCTCAAACGCCTTTTGTGCGTGATTTCTGAAATCGGATTCGTTTGATCCATAAACTGCGACAGCTGGCTGCTGCCGAAAAATTCACGGATTGCTGCAACGACCGGCTTGGCGTTAATGACGTCGTTCGGCATCGCCGTAGCAATTTCCTGATACACGCTCATGCGCTCTTTAATTGCGCGCTCCATCCGGAGGAGACCAAGACGAAACTGGTTTTGCAGCAACTCACCAACCGAGCGAACGCGCCGGTTTCCAAGATGATCGATGTCATCGATTGTCCCGATATTCTTTTTCAAACGCAGGACGTAACTGATCACCGCCGTGTAATCATCCTTGCTGAGCAGTTTTTCATCGAGATCCGTGGTCAGATTCAAACGCGTATTCAACTTCAAACGGCCAACCCGCGAAAAATCGTACTTCTTCCGGTTAAAGAACATGTCTTCAAAGAAAGTTCTCGATGTCTCTGTGGTTGGCGGATCGCCGGGACGCAGCCTCCGATAGATTTCTTTGTAAGCGTCATCGGCGGTTGCAATCGGGTCCTTTTTCAAGGTATTGCTTAGCGTGGATCCAATTTCCGTTCGTTCAGGAAAGAAGATTTCAAAAGACTTGATGTTGTGAAGCAGAATCTGCTCACCGACACTCTTTGTGAATTCCTGATTCGCCTGGGCAAGCACTTCACCGGTCTCTTCATTGATCAGGTCCGCAGCAAAAAACCCACCTTCCAGTTCTTCGAGAGTAACCGCGATGTATTCGATCTTGCGGTTTTCCAGTTCGTGGTGTTGGTTCTTGCTGATTTTCTTGCCGGCGGCTACCAGAACTTCTCTCGATTTCGGATCCACGAGATCGCGCGAGACTTTCAAGCCGACCAAACGCTCCGAAACAGAAAGCCACAGCTGATCGTTCTCTCTCATCACTGTTTCGGTCGGATAGAACAAAGGAATGATGTCGCCGTTTGTTACCGGAACATTTTCCAGCTTCTCAGCTTTCTTTCCTTCCCTTTCGGCTCTTTCCGGCGATTTTTTCAGTATTTGATGTTTGTGAAATCCAATCAATGCGCGAAGGAACACTGTGCCCAAAAATTTCCGCTTGCGGTCAATGCGGACATAAAGCAGGTCTTTTGCGTCCAGCTCAAACTCCACCCATGAGCCGTAGTAAGGAATGATCTGGGCCGTGAAGGCATTCTTTCCACTTTCATGGAAAAATACGCCGGCTGAACGGTGCA
Above is a window of bacterium DNA encoding:
- the rpoB gene encoding DNA-directed RNA polymerase subunit beta, translating into MKETTTPSSRERISFSKIPEAFQIPNLIEIQKKSYDEFLQMNLMPSERKDTGLQAVFNSVFPITDYRDICTLQFVDYSIGNWQCKCGKMKGVQNLRVNCAKCNYRIIIDPRDGSDVPCPQCAFVNEDALPLCDSCGTYVELNLKYSVTECKERGMTYAAPLKVTLRLAVYDKDPETGTKTIRDVKEQEAYFGEIPLMTDTGTFVINGTERVIVSQLHRSAGVFFHESGKNAFTAQIIPYYGSWVEFELDAKDLLYVRIDRKRKFLGTVFLRALIGFHKHQILKKSPERAEREGKKAEKLENVPVTNGDIIPLFYPTETVMRENDQLWLSVSERLVGLKVSRDLVDPKSREVLVAAGKKISKNQHHELENRKIEYIAVTLEELEGGFFAADLINEETGEVLAQANQEFTKSVGEQILLHNIKSFEIFFPERTEIGSTLSNTLKKDPIATADDAYKEIYRRLRPGDPPTTETSRTFFEDMFFNRKKYDFSRVGRLKLNTRLNLTTDLDEKLLSKDDYTAVISYVLRLKKNIGTIDDIDHLGNRRVRSVGELLQNQFRLGLLRMERAIKERMSVYQEIATAMPNDVINAKPVVAAIREFFGSSQLSQFMDQTNPISEITHKRRLSALGPGGLSRERAGFEVRDVHPTHYGRICPIETPEGPNIGLISSLSCFARINDFGFIESPYRKVKDGRIVDYCRIIHEGDSDYDRNAIVELNEVKKANAALRREGKSPVNFEPYVFYLTAWEEDKYIIAQANAEVDEHGRLVQERMNARAAGDFILAHREQIDFIDVSPKQLVSVAASLIPFLEHDDANRALMGSNMQRQAVPLIRPNSPLVGTGMEGIAAKDSGSVIRCKREGIVDSLDANRIIVRVDTDTKGDRFMGDSGADIYELTKFKRSNQNTCINQKPIALRGQRVHKGDILADGPCTDQGELALGQNVLVAFMPWRGYNFEDAIVISERLVKTDAFTSIHIEEFETAARDTKLGPEDITRDIPNPDEDALAQLDESGIIRIGAYVKPGDILVGKITPKGESVLSPEEKLLRAIFGEKAGDFKDASLVCPPGIEGIVVDVKIFTRRGQEKDEKTKAIEAEEMARLKKNLDDEIRILSDSVKVHIVGILDGYIAAEDLIDSDGTRLLEKNNRITFDDIREIPIEKLKKLKVRPRKESVLEKLEDLFMKYDRRVEVLKQTYQEKFSRFEKGDDLPPGVIKLVKVYIAMKRKLSVGDKMAGRHGNKGVIAVILPEEDMPFLPDGTPVEIVLNPLGVPSRMNVGQILETHLGWAGRALGMRFSTPVFDGASEQEIKDLLRKSGLPLIGKTVLHDGISGEPFEQQITVGYIYMLKLAHLVDDKIHARSIGPYSLITQQPLGGKAQFGGQRFGEMEVWALEAYGASHTLQELLTAKSDDVYGRSKIYETVVRGEPFYEPGLPESFNVLVKELQSLALDVEMRVEQKFDEVDEDDEE